A genomic region of Xanthomonas fragariae contains the following coding sequences:
- the xopAD gene encoding XopAD/skwp family type III secretion system effector yields the protein MKTSKVNLNALGTNWPFPREDQPRPAGEQAAACSRDSQSTLGRPPSKRRRVEQDEPGTATQRRVPLSVNAQTGASGRAWDRHAQQQPATHSHRRDDPTDRRGTAPERRPDRMSAYVGASSSHRRPQRATHGLEATADLRLTEQKSKRAAGKRPREEREPYRQPKRPRQGLVLTTADLNQAEHRLDSAAKKRLQAERERYRGQLEAHSRMDQTHNARLCVAMARDNELARRMDCKLALPFLDRKFNEQTNAKWLDKYLQMIGNAKPAAELTHSDLDRCTELAAQYLYKTEWFNGASLKQLAHVSNKLSKHPNQPACMDAIAWIARQVEQANGPLGLDGHLSVLLLNAFAKNTNSGRCEHAVARLARHLQRGHQARQPLQAKGIGLALNAFSKWFNNPDCQSMAHSLAELLASNSRLCYAMDAQSIANTLNALSKWPDALVCKNAANALASRLADNDPDLRNALKPQEVANALNALSKWPDTQVCKDVADALALRLAKETNLRKDLDSQEVANALNALSKWPDSPDCERAAKALAARLADDPELCKDFYPQGVANALNALSKWPDTPDCKVAATALALRLADEPELCKEFCPQGVASALNALSKWPDMPDCEKAAHALAWRLAYEPELCKDLDQQGVANALNALSKWPDSPDCKDAANALASRLAEEPELCNALKRQYIANALNALSKWPDIPRCAVAVKALALRLADEPELHKDLDPQEVGIALNALSKWLDTQVCKDVADALALRLAKEPKLRKDLDPQGVANVLNALSKWPNTQVCKDVADALTSRLAAEPELRNGLKRQHIANALNALSKWPDTPLCAVAVKALALRLADELRLADEPGSCNALHPIDVTQALNALSKWPNTQVCKDVAEALALRLAKEPKLRKDLDPQGVANALNALSKWPDTQVCKTAANALALRMADELRLADEPGSCNALRPIDVTQALNAVSKWPDTPDCKTAAEALALRLAKESKLRKDLDPQGVANALNALRKWPDTPDCKKAANLLILRLAAEPELCNALKPQEVASLLNALSKWLDTPVCKDVANALISRLAKEPELRNGLKRQHIANALNALSKWPDTPDCKDVASALASRLADDDPGLRNALKPQGVANVLNALSKWPDTPDCKKAANVLISRLANEPELRNALKPLDVAHVLNALGKWPDTPFCKDVANALTSRLAAEPELRNGLKRQHIANALNALSKWPDTPLCAVVVKALALRLADEPGSCNALRPIDVTQALNALSKWPNTPDCKTAANALASRLAKEPKLRKDLDPQGVANALNALSKWPDTPVCKTAASELAPRLADDDPGLRNALNPQGVVNVLNALSKWPDTPDCKDAANALASRLADDDPVLRNALKPLDVANVLNALSKWPDTPDCKKAANVLISRLANEPELRKDLDPQGVANVFNALSKWPDTPDCKAAASELAPRLADEDSGLRNALNPQGVANVLNALSKWPDTPVCKTAANVLALRLANEPELRNALKPLDVAHVLNALSKWPDTPVCKDAAKALAARLADDPELCKDFYPKGVANALNALSKWPDTPDCKTAAKVLASRLADEPELCKNLGPQGVANVLNALSKWPDTPDCKAAASELASRLDDDPGLRNALKPIDVAHVLNALSKWPGAPDCKAAATALAPRLADDAGLRNALDPQHVANVLNALSKWPDTPDCKTAATALALRLVDDDSALCNALNPQEVANALNALSKWPDTPDCETATSAMASRLADDAGLSNALRPIGVTQALNALSKWPGRASCEKAIDALARRLAADHDMRHALGAQDVALSLNALSKSLGGTACPQTALLLAERLGSTELLWQQFEMLGLAIVANAMSRLRHLDDEQFQTLGSDKLKALAGHLELHRARFESASVSEIGLIFKALSSTQLQRQMRPLARPALERVAALMHEDGLRATNLEGLGNLCMGLLPLIRSPELTPRHRSHALSVFNTLQPIVERKIALYLTVGGSPASAQTEQHATRCPALTFFQVLKAYAVVSRQWKPRHVQGARQELRQRREQLAQWVDQTLERTREAIEADLGEMSWNLIAQIEAGDQVFDALDRRMAKEAPRIAQAHPPSRFDLGAGRLGMRSAPGQPVAPAPGTGSTTHIVVDLRGKQVSTNATETDKPYSLFTRLTGLPLVEVQLPGSISTFMLARTLTYQGQPWRFDMFGGSRATRGHLSRPSDLLSGASASPSLLPAIRYADTVPGSSLMKLITKLAPQREDWSRMQRSLLEMVPSDHVVEGTLRLGFFDDVSGPAHPFKPTAPDGRPLALCPNDGCGFLKLEVAQRIPAFRAYFSAWEAVQAGRASQAQRDLLAKDKGPTRLAPQALQHFPRDQAALQEAHEAMQRRLQALPPELSQLVLYELATSGGYEGQRVRAVPSADNQVHLPRERSQAFDAAGGALLIGKPPYDKENLLPVPQEYVATAAQGDATAEFLSQCFGIQYSYTGFDDSAGDAAGSDPAMLHSKGMLIVVPAQNWPAQFADVDLACSKEDLKTLSRWTAGRDRSAVPQDMLSTGSLRLKDIVEPGRMGALPIPELRKRNMDTDGDDAFVYAGYPRLAELIAREMDDRAARRGQPRSFKPPKTATPAIDPDSGHYQAGRLSEIMSLQRGGQIMGAASTLAARFMAQPDQLRKAMARKMMFGTYDGIERDLRNGLRQVLDGETTDREVLLAQLRAQAHEAISRAHMPEAREVAELLHAQLLELELATARSAEAPGLPDALASAEAPGLPDAPASAETPRLPDALAEAFPTLARAYMAAPDADARLRAILDNYPVCLLSHAQFPEGQPGFIPNEPELSMRNLFTIAIKVGTDALKSDTGTALFAKIVESCERSERAFAERVRSVPYGKTTARAMHEGRFDAEQTKVLLQNMPTMAAGVMQDALHSLQQAGLIDPPPPPAERLRAVQHEDIVRAAEALRTRAGEMEPVITKMLIGAAKLHGGHLEGMGHKFKSTGSLTEKFERQIALKHKTLEEAAAGINDALRYSVVLEPQHFTAGLRGVLALLDNQGHVRVKLLNLFTRQRQAFKAVNVTLRSPEGALWEIQFHTPDTFKLKEKFHDVYKESFALQLKSASQVDQHQLQASAQTAFSGVNAPPGCEEIDDWE from the coding sequence ATGAAAACCTCCAAAGTCAATCTAAACGCATTGGGCACAAACTGGCCTTTCCCTCGAGAGGACCAGCCCAGGCCGGCCGGGGAGCAGGCTGCAGCCTGCTCCCGCGACAGTCAGTCCACGCTTGGGCGGCCACCGTCCAAACGGCGGCGGGTAGAACAGGATGAGCCTGGGACGGCGACGCAACGCAGGGTTCCTTTGTCCGTAAATGCGCAAACTGGAGCCAGTGGCCGCGCATGGGACAGGCACGCCCAGCAACAGCCAGCCACTCACTCGCACCGGCGCGATGATCCTACCGACCGACGCGGTACCGCGCCCGAGCGACGCCCGGACAGAATGTCCGCTTACGTCGGCGCCTCGTCGTCGCATCGTAGGCCACAACGAGCAACGCATGGTTTGGAGGCGACGGCGGATCTTCGCCTGACTGAGCAAAAGTCCAAACGGGCGGCAGGAAAGCGACCGCGGGAAGAGCGAGAGCCGTATCGGCAGCCAAAGCGGCCAAGGCAGGGCTTGGTGCTGACGACGGCCGATCTTAATCAGGCCGAACATCGGCTCGACTCGGCGGCAAAAAAACGGCTGCAGGCTGAGCGAGAGCGGTATCGGGGACAATTGGAAGCACACAGCCGGATGGATCAGACGCACAATGCTCGCCTGTGCGTCGCCATGGCACGGGACAACGAGCTGGCGCGTCGTATGGATTGCAAGCTGGCCCTGCCCTTCCTGGATAGGAAGTTCAACGAGCAAACCAACGCGAAATGGCTCGACAAATACCTTCAGATGATTGGCAATGCAAAGCCGGCCGCAGAGCTAACGCACAGCGATCTCGATCGTTGCACCGAGCTCGCGGCGCAGTATCTATACAAGACCGAGTGGTTCAACGGTGCATCTCTGAAACAGCTAGCCCATGTAAGCAACAAGCTGAGCAAGCACCCGAACCAGCCAGCGTGCATGGATGCAATCGCGTGGATCGCCAGACAGGTGGAGCAGGCCAATGGTCCATTGGGGCTGGATGGCCACCTATCAGTCCTACTCCTGAACGCCTTCGCCAAGAACACCAATAGCGGCAGGTGCGAACACGCAGTGGCTCGTCTGGCACGTCACCTGCAACGTGGCCACCAGGCCCGGCAGCCTCTGCAAGCGAAGGGCATCGGCCTGGCACTCAATGCCTTCAGCAAGTGGTTCAACAACCCGGATTGCCAGTCCATGGCGCACTCGCTCGCCGAGCTGCTCGCCAGCAACAGCCGCTTGTGTTATGCGATGGATGCGCAGAGCATCGCGAACACGCTCAACGCCCTGAGCAAATGGCCCGACGCGCTGGTCTGCAAAAATGCCGCCAACGCGCTGGCCTCGCGGCTGGCCGACAATGATCCCGATTTGCGCAACGCCCTCAAACCGCAAGAAGTAGCCAACGCGCTCAACGCCCTGAGCAAATGGCCCGACACGCAGGTCTGCAAAGATGTCGCCGACGCGCTGGCCTTGCGGCTGGCCAAGGAGACCAACTTGCGCAAAGACCTCGACTCGCAGGAGGTAGCCAACGCGCTCAACGCCCTGAGCAAATGGCCCGACTCACCGGACTGCGAGAGGGCCGCCAAAGCGTTGGCTGCGCGGCTGGCCGACGACCCCGAGTTGTGCAAAGACTTCTATCCACAAGGCGTGGCCAACGCGTTGAACGCACTGAGCAAATGGCCCGACACGCCGGACTGCAAAGTTGCAGCCACAGCGCTGGCCTTGCGGCTGGCCGACGAGCCCGAGTTGTGCAAAGAATTTTGCCCGCAAGGCGTGGCCAGCGCATTGAACGCCCTGAGCAAATGGCCCGACATGCCGGACTGCGAGAAGGCCGCCCACGCGCTGGCCTGGCGGCTGGCCTACGAGCCAGAGTTGTGCAAAGACCTCGACCAACAAGGCGTTGCCAACGCGTTGAACGCCCTAAGCAAATGGCCCGACTCGCCGGACTGCAAAGATGCCGCCAACGCACTGGCCTCGCGACTGGCCGAAGAACCCGAGTTGTGCAACGCCCTCAAACGGCAATACATCGCCAACGCGCTCAACGCTCTGAGCAAATGGCCTGACATACCGCGCTGCGCCGTCGCCGTTAAGGCGCTGGCCTTGCGGCTGGCCGACGAGCCCGAGTTGCACAAAGACCTCGACCCTCAAGAAGTGGGCATTGCACTGAATGCCCTGAGCAAATGGCTCGACACGCAGGTCTGCAAAGATGTCGCCGACGCGCTGGCCTTGCGGCTGGCCAAGGAGCCCAAATTGCGCAAAGACCTCGACCCGCAAGGCGTGGCCAACGTGCTCAACGCCCTGAGCAAATGGCCCAACACGCAGGTCTGCAAAGATGTCGCCGACGCACTGACCTCGCGACTGGCCGCCGAGCCCGAGTTGCGCAACGGCCTCAAACGGCAACACATCGCCAACGCGCTCAACGCTCTGAGCAAATGGCCTGACACACCGCTCTGTGCTGTTGCCGTTAAGGCGCTGGCCTTGCGGCTGGCTGACGAGCTCCGGCTGGCCGACGAGCCAGGGTCGTGCAACGCCCTCCACCCTATTGACGTGACCCAAGCGCTCAACGCCCTGAGCAAATGGCCCAACACGCAGGTCTGCAAAGATGTCGCCGAAGCGCTGGCCTTGCGGCTGGCCAAGGAGCCCAAATTGCGCAAAGACCTCGACCCGCAAGGCGTGGCCAATGCGCTTAACGCCCTGAGTAAATGGCCAGACACGCAGGTCTGCAAGACCGCTGCCAACGCACTGGCCTTGCGGATGGCCGACGAGCTGCGACTGGCCGACGAGCCAGGGTCGTGCAACGCCCTCCGCCCTATTGACGTGACCCAAGCGCTCAACGCCGTGAGCAAATGGCCCGACACGCCGGACTGCAAGACCGCCGCCGAAGCGCTGGCCTTGCGGCTGGCCAAGGAGTCCAAATTGCGCAAAGACCTCGACCCGCAAGGCGTGGCCAATGCGCTCAACGCACTGAGAAAATGGCCCGACACGCCGGACTGCAAGAAGGCCGCCAACTTATTGATCTTGCGACTGGCCGCCGAGCCCGAGTTGTGCAACGCCCTTAAACCGCAAGAAGTAGCCAGCTTACTCAACGCCCTGAGCAAATGGCTCGACACGCCGGTCTGCAAAGATGTTGCCAACGCACTGATCTCGCGACTGGCCAAAGAGCCCGAGTTGCGCAACGGCCTCAAACGGCAACACATCGCCAACGCGCTCAACGCTCTGAGCAAATGGCCTGACACGCCAGACTGCAAAGATGTCGCCAGCGCGCTGGCCTCGCGGCTGGCCGACGACGATCCCGGTTTGCGCAATGCCCTTAAACCGCAAGGCGTGGCCAACGTGCTCAACGCACTGAGCAAATGGCCCGACACGCCGGACTGCAAGAAGGCCGCCAACGTACTGATCTCGCGACTGGCCAACGAGCCCGAGTTGCGCAACGCCCTCAAACCGCTAGACGTGGCCCACGTGTTGAACGCCCTGGGCAAATGGCCCGACACGCCGTTCTGCAAAGATGTCGCCAACGCACTGACCTCGCGACTGGCCGCCGAGCCCGAGTTGCGCAACGGCCTCAAACGGCAACACATCGCCAACGCGCTCAACGCTCTGAGCAAATGGCCTGACACACCGCTCTGCGCTGTTGTCGTTAAGGCGCTGGCCTTGCGGCTGGCCGACGAGCCAGGGTCGTGCAACGCCCTCCGCCCTATTGACGTGACCCAAGCGCTCAACGCCCTGAGCAAATGGCCCAACACGCCCGACTGCAAGACCGCCGCCAACGCGCTGGCTTCGCGGCTGGCCAAGGAGCCCAAATTGCGCAAAGACCTCGACCCGCAAGGCGTGGCCAATGCGCTCAACGCTCTGAGCAAATGGCCCGACACGCCGGTCTGCAAGACTGCAGCCAGCGAGCTGGCCCCGCGGCTGGCCGACGACGATCCCGGTTTGCGCAACGCCCTCAATCCGCAAGGCGTGGTCAACGTGCTCAACGCCCTGAGCAAATGGCCTGACACGCCAGACTGCAAAGATGCCGCCAACGCTCTGGCCTCGCGGCTGGCCGACGACGATCCCGTTTTGCGCAACGCCCTCAAACCGCTAGACGTGGCCAACGTGTTGAACGCCCTGAGCAAATGGCCCGACACGCCGGACTGCAAGAAGGCCGCCAACGTACTGATCTCGCGACTGGCCAACGAGCCCGAGTTGCGCAAAGACCTCGACCCGCAAGGCGTGGCCAACGTATTCAACGCCCTGAGCAAATGGCCCGACACGCCGGACTGCAAGGCCGCCGCCAGCGAGCTGGCCCCGCGGCTGGCCGACGAAGATTCCGGTCTGCGCAACGCCCTCAATCCGCAAGGCGTGGCCAACGTACTCAACGCCCTGAGCAAATGGCCCGACACGCCGGTCTGCAAGACCGCCGCCAACGTACTGGCCTTGCGGCTGGCCAACGAGCCCGAGTTGCGCAACGCCCTCAAACCGCTAGACGTGGCCCACGTGTTGAACGCCCTGAGCAAATGGCCCGACACGCCGGTCTGCAAAGATGCCGCCAAAGCGCTGGCCGCTCGGCTGGCCGACGACCCCGAGTTGTGCAAAGACTTCTATCCAAAAGGCGTTGCCAACGCGTTGAACGCACTGAGCAAATGGCCCGACACGCCGGACTGCAAGACCGCCGCCAAGGTACTGGCCTCGCGGCTGGCCGACGAGCCCGAGTTGTGCAAAAACCTCGGCCCGCAAGGCGTTGCCAACGTACTCAACGCCCTGAGCAAATGGCCCGACACGCCGGACTGCAAGGCCGCCGCCAGCGAGCTAGCCTCGCGGCTCGACGACGACCCCGGTTTGCGCAACGCCCTCAAACCGATAGACGTGGCCCACGTGTTGAACGCCCTGAGCAAATGGCCCGGCGCGCCGGACTGCAAGGCCGCCGCCACCGCGCTGGCCCCTCGGCTGGCCGACGATGCCGGTTTGCGCAACGCCCTCGACCCGCAACACGTGGCCAACGTGCTCAACGCCCTGAGCAAATGGCCCGACACGCCGGACTGCAAGACCGCCGCCACCGCGCTGGCCTTGCGGCTGGTCGACGACGATTCCGCTTTGTGCAACGCCCTCAACCCGCAAGAAGTGGCCAACGCGCTCAACGCCCTGAGCAAATGGCCCGACACGCCGGACTGCGAGACCGCCACCAGCGCAATGGCCTCGCGGCTGGCCGACGATGCCGGTTTGAGCAACGCTCTGCGCCCTATTGGCGTGACCCAAGCGCTCAACGCTCTGAGCAAATGGCCCGGACGCGCGAGCTGCGAAAAGGCCATCGACGCCTTGGCCAGGCGGCTGGCTGCAGACCACGATATGCGACACGCCCTGGGAGCACAGGACGTGGCCTTGTCGCTCAATGCGCTAAGCAAATCGCTTGGAGGGACGGCCTGTCCCCAGACAGCGTTGCTGCTCGCCGAGCGCTTAGGCTCGACCGAGCTGCTGTGGCAGCAGTTCGAGATGCTTGGGCTCGCCATAGTAGCCAACGCGATGTCCCGTCTGCGGCACCTGGACGATGAACAATTCCAAACCTTGGGTAGCGACAAACTGAAGGCGCTGGCCGGGCACCTGGAGCTGCACCGCGCGCGTTTTGAGTCCGCCTCGGTCTCGGAGATCGGGCTGATCTTCAAGGCCCTTTCATCGACGCAGCTTCAGCGCCAGATGCGTCCGCTGGCGCGACCGGCACTCGAGCGGGTTGCCGCGCTCATGCACGAGGATGGATTACGCGCAACGAACCTCGAGGGGCTAGGCAATCTGTGCATGGGCCTGCTGCCGCTGATCCGCAGTCCGGAGCTGACCCCTCGCCATCGCAGTCACGCCCTGAGCGTATTCAACACGTTGCAGCCGATCGTAGAGCGCAAGATCGCCTTGTACCTCACGGTCGGTGGCTCACCTGCATCGGCTCAGACCGAACAGCACGCCACACGTTGCCCGGCGTTGACGTTCTTCCAGGTGCTCAAGGCCTATGCGGTGGTGAGTCGGCAATGGAAGCCGCGCCACGTCCAAGGCGCGCGCCAGGAACTGCGCCAGCGCCGCGAGCAGCTGGCGCAATGGGTCGACCAGACGCTCGAGCGCACGCGCGAGGCCATCGAGGCGGACCTCGGCGAGATGAGCTGGAACCTGATCGCGCAGATCGAGGCGGGCGACCAGGTGTTCGACGCCCTGGACCGGCGCATGGCCAAGGAGGCGCCAAGGATCGCGCAGGCCCATCCACCGAGCCGCTTCGACCTGGGCGCTGGGCGCCTGGGCATGCGTTCGGCACCCGGCCAGCCCGTCGCGCCGGCACCCGGCACCGGCAGCACGACCCACATCGTGGTCGATCTGCGTGGCAAGCAAGTGTCGACCAACGCGACCGAGACGGACAAGCCTTACTCGCTGTTCACGCGGCTGACGGGCCTGCCGCTGGTGGAGGTTCAGCTGCCGGGATCGATTTCAACGTTCATGCTCGCGCGCACGCTCACCTACCAGGGCCAGCCCTGGCGCTTCGACATGTTCGGCGGCAGCCGCGCCACGCGCGGCCACCTGAGCCGCCCCTCCGACCTGCTGTCCGGCGCATCTGCATCGCCGTCGCTGCTGCCGGCGATCCGCTATGCCGACACCGTCCCGGGCAGCAGCCTGATGAAGCTCATCACCAAGCTCGCCCCGCAGCGCGAGGACTGGTCGCGCATGCAGCGCTCGCTGCTGGAGATGGTGCCAAGCGACCACGTCGTGGAGGGCACGCTGCGCCTGGGCTTTTTCGACGACGTCAGCGGCCCTGCGCACCCATTCAAGCCCACAGCACCCGACGGGCGCCCCCTGGCGCTGTGCCCCAACGATGGCTGCGGCTTTCTGAAGCTGGAGGTGGCCCAGCGCATCCCTGCCTTCCGTGCGTACTTCTCCGCCTGGGAAGCGGTGCAGGCCGGCCGGGCTAGCCAAGCCCAGCGCGACCTTCTGGCCAAGGACAAGGGACCCACGCGGCTGGCACCACAGGCGCTGCAGCACTTCCCACGCGACCAGGCGGCGCTGCAGGAGGCGCACGAAGCGATGCAGCGCCGGCTGCAGGCGCTGCCGCCCGAGCTGAGCCAACTGGTGCTGTACGAGCTGGCCACCAGCGGCGGCTACGAGGGCCAGAGAGTCCGGGCGGTGCCCTCCGCCGACAACCAGGTGCACCTGCCGCGCGAGCGCAGCCAGGCCTTCGACGCCGCCGGCGGCGCCTTGCTGATCGGCAAGCCGCCTTACGACAAGGAGAACCTGCTGCCGGTGCCGCAGGAGTATGTCGCTACCGCGGCGCAAGGCGATGCCACGGCCGAATTCCTCTCGCAGTGCTTCGGCATCCAGTACAGCTACACCGGCTTCGACGACAGCGCGGGCGACGCTGCTGGCAGCGACCCGGCGATGCTGCACAGCAAGGGCATGCTCATCGTAGTGCCGGCGCAGAACTGGCCGGCGCAGTTCGCGGACGTGGACCTGGCCTGCTCCAAGGAAGATCTCAAAACCCTGTCGCGCTGGACCGCCGGACGCGACCGCAGTGCCGTGCCGCAGGACATGCTCAGCACCGGCAGCCTGCGGCTCAAGGACATCGTGGAACCCGGGCGTATGGGCGCACTGCCGATCCCGGAGCTGCGCAAGCGCAACATGGACACCGACGGTGACGATGCGTTCGTGTACGCGGGCTACCCCAGGCTGGCGGAGCTGATCGCGCGCGAGATGGACGATCGTGCGGCGCGGCGCGGCCAGCCACGCTCTTTCAAGCCGCCGAAGACGGCCACGCCGGCCATCGACCCAGACAGCGGCCACTACCAGGCCGGGCGGCTGTCCGAGATCATGTCGCTGCAGCGTGGCGGCCAGATCATGGGCGCGGCCAGCACCCTGGCGGCGCGCTTCATGGCGCAGCCCGACCAGCTGCGCAAGGCGATGGCGCGCAAGATGATGTTCGGTACGTACGACGGCATCGAGCGCGACCTGCGCAACGGCTTGCGCCAGGTACTCGACGGCGAGACCACAGATCGCGAGGTGTTGTTGGCGCAACTGCGCGCCCAGGCGCACGAAGCGATCAGCCGCGCCCACATGCCCGAGGCGCGTGAAGTGGCCGAACTGCTGCACGCGCAGCTGCTTGAGCTCGAACTGGCAACGGCTCGCTCAGCCGAGGCGCCAGGCTTGCCCGACGCACTGGCTTCAGCCGAGGCGCCAGGCCTGCCCGACGCGCCGGCTTCAGCCGAGACGCCGCGCCTGCCCGACGCGCTGGCTGAGGCGTTCCCAACGCTCGCCCGGGCCTACATGGCTGCGCCTGATGCCGACGCACGTCTGCGCGCCATCCTCGACAACTACCCGGTGTGCCTGTTATCGCACGCACAGTTCCCGGAGGGGCAACCGGGGTTCATCCCCAACGAGCCGGAACTGAGCATGCGCAACCTCTTCACCATCGCCATCAAGGTGGGCACCGATGCGCTGAAATCCGACACCGGCACAGCGCTGTTCGCCAAGATCGTGGAGTCTTGCGAACGCTCCGAGCGAGCGTTCGCCGAGCGGGTACGCAGCGTGCCCTACGGCAAGACGACTGCCCGGGCCATGCACGAGGGCCGCTTCGACGCCGAGCAGACCAAGGTGCTGCTGCAGAACATGCCGACGATGGCGGCGGGCGTCATGCAAGACGCGCTGCACTCGCTGCAGCAGGCAGGCCTGATCGACCCGCCGCCCCCGCCGGCCGAGCGCCTGCGCGCCGTGCAGCACGAGGACATCGTGCGTGCGGCCGAGGCCCTGCGGACACGCGCCGGCGAGATGGAGCCCGTGATCACCAAAATGCTGATCGGCGCCGCCAAGCTCCATGGTGGGCACCTGGAGGGAATGGGCCATAAATTCAAATCGACCGGCTCGCTGACGGAAAAATTCGAGCGGCAGATTGCTTTGAAACACAAGACCCTGGAAGAAGCGGCCGCTGGCATCAACGACGCGCTGCGCTACAGCGTGGTGTTGGAGCCGCAGCACTTCACCGCCGGCCTGCGCGGCGTGCTGGCCTTGCTGGACAATCAAGGCCATGTGCGCGTCAAGCTGCTCAACCTGTTCACGCGGCAGCGGCAGGCATTCAAGGCAGTCAACGTCACGCTGCGCAGCCCGGAAGGCGCGCTGTGGGAGATCCAGTTCCACACGCCGGACACCTTCAAGCTCAAGGAGAAATTCCACGACGTGTACAAGGAAAGCTTTGCGCTGCAGCTTAAGAGCGCCTCACAGGTCGATCAGCACCAACTGCAGGCGTCTGCGCAGACGGCCTTCAGCGGCGTGAATGCGCCGCCGGGCTGCGAGGAGATCGACGATTGGGAATAG
- a CDS encoding IS5 family transposase (programmed frameshift) gives MWKRIEPLIPQVKCSPKGGRPRISDQQALNGIVYVLRTGVPWEDLPMELGYGSGMTCWRRLRDWQAAGVWHRLHQVLLAELCRAQTLDLSRAGLDAASVASPRGGPYTGPNPTDRGKLGSKRHLIVDRNGIPLAVCVTGANRHDSVVFEELIDALPPIGGKPGRPRRWPDKLHADKAYDIDRCRAFLKQRGIIARIARKGIARNDRLGRHRWVVERTHAWFAGMGKLRIRFERRIDLHLALLSLACSIICLRLLPGFC, from the exons CTGTGGAAGCGCATCGAGCCACTGATTCCGCAAGTGAAGTGTTCGCCCAAAGGTGGACGGCCGCGTATCAGTGATCAGCAAGCCCTCAACGGCATCGTCTATGTCCTGCGCACGGGCGTGCCGTGGGAAGACCTGCCTATGGAGCTGGGCTACGGCAGCGGCATGACCTGCTGGCGTCGGTTGCGTGATTGGCAGGCCGCCGGTGTGTGGCATCGTCTGCATCAGGTGTTGCTGGCCGAGCTATGTCGCGCTCAGACGCTGGACCTGAGCCGAGCTGGTCTGGACGCCGCTAGCGTAGCCTCCCCCCG CGGGGGCCCATACACCGGGCCGAACCCGACCGATCGCGGCAAACTCGGCAGCAAACGGCATCTGATCGTCGATCGCAACGGCATCCCCTTGGCGGTGTGCGTCACCGGCGCCAATCGGCACGACTCGGTCGTGTTCGAGGAGTTGATCGACGCCTTGCCGCCAATTGGTGGCAAACCAGGGCGCCCGCGACGTTGGCCAGACAAATTGCACGCCGACAAGGCTTACGACATCGACCGCTGTCGCGCCTTCCTCAAGCAGCGCGGCATCATTGCGCGGATCGCACGCAAGGGGATCGCGCGCAACGACCGGTTGGGCCGCCATCGCTGGGTCGTCGAGCGCACCCATGCCTGGTTCGCAGGCATGGGCAAACTGCGCATCCGCTTTGAACGCCGCATCGATCTCCACTTGGCGTTGCTCTCGCTTGCTTGCTCCATCATCTGCTTACGGCTTCTTCCTGGGTTTTGTTAG